AGCACTAGGTACTTTAATGCCACAGCAATCACCCCATGAATTTTGCTCATGATGATGCCCGCATTCTCCATGTTCATGTTTTTCTGGATCTTCTGGAGGTGACACGCCTTCTGGACATGGTAAAAAATCactgaaaaagaaatgctGCATGATGGGTAATTTACTTAATACCTCTGCTTTATACATTTTAATCATACCCTCTGCAACTTTGCTCCATTTTTTGACCCCACTAATATCGTCTAACATAGGAGAATGCCATCTAAGAGTAGCCGTTGTCTTGACGCTATTTATAAATGAAATACaaccaaaatataaatattttgaagcAAACATTTCAACAACTTCATCGTTGTGTATACTACTTGGTTTTAAATGTTTATGCGTTGATAGTTGAAAGGcaccaaataaaaagggTAAAAAATGGTAATCATCCAAACCCCAAACACCGTGCGACCCTGCAGGTTCTAGCCAATATTCCTTTTCCAATTTCCTCATTAATGACATATATTGAATgaacaattttaatataatattagtattatctTGATCGAGATGTAATATATTGTATTTTGTTAGGCCATATAAAAagcaaagaaaatttaattcaTGACCTGAACCGTAATCTATTCTTTGTCTGTTTCCCCAAGATTCAATTAAATAGGTGGATAATTCCTCCAATTGATCAATGGTTAATTCAGGGATATGTGAGGAGATAATTCGATTAGCATTTTTGGATAAATCATCATAAAAATCTCTAAATTCAAGTTTACCGAATCTGGATAACTCCCTTTGATTAATAACTGgatgtttaataaaaatggaatCTATATCATCCAAAATTTTGG
This Saccharomycodes ludwigii strain NBRC 1722 chromosome II, whole genome shotgun sequence DNA region includes the following protein-coding sequences:
- the RRD2 gene encoding peptidylprolyl isomerase RRD2 (similar to Saccharomyces cerevisiae YPL152W | RRD2 | Resistant to Rapamycin Deletion), whose protein sequence is MKPVKRLLTNEDLELWKNSSTFKDLVDFITNLALSVEGRENTDYKIPISESVNKVAKILDDIDSIFIKHPVINQRELSRFGKLEFRDFYDDLSKNANRIISSHIPELTIDQLEELSTYLIESWGNRQRIDYGSGHELNFLCFLYGLTKYNILHLDQDNTNIILKLFIQYMSLMRKLEKEYWLEPAGSHGVWGLDDYHFLPFLFGAFQLSTHKHLKPSSIHNDEVVEMFASKYLYFGCISFINSVKTTATLRWHSPMLDDISGVKKWSKVAEGMIKMYKAEVLSKLPIMQHFFFSDFLPCPEGVSPPEDPEKHEHGECGHHHEQNSWGDCCGIKVPSAIAATEMNKKKTHTARPLPFD